In the Candidatus Leptovillus gracilis genome, one interval contains:
- a CDS encoding SURF1 family protein produces MERIKLVVRALFSRQWWWVTILVLALTAVFLRLSVWQWQRLEQRRAENVVLAQALAAPPALLTAVSLPPDLTTFQNREVFVSGTYDLAHQMALKVQNWNGRAGIHLIAPLVDEDGETAVLVDRGWIPDSEADPARWSQFDETGPITITGYVALSQTISRQATNSLQATNSLPGSPQTEWYRVDIAAIQQQMPYNLLPVYVIQSPPPDGNTALPFHAEREIDLSEGSHLSYAIQWIFFSLLLGGGYLIYVNKTVSKKVARP; encoded by the coding sequence ATGGAACGCATCAAGTTAGTGGTACGCGCCCTGTTTAGCCGCCAATGGTGGTGGGTGACGATTCTGGTTCTGGCATTGACGGCCGTTTTTCTCCGTTTGAGTGTGTGGCAGTGGCAGCGGCTGGAGCAGCGCCGGGCGGAGAATGTTGTGCTGGCGCAAGCGCTGGCGGCGCCGCCGGCGCTGTTAACGGCCGTCTCCCTCCCCCCAGACCTTACCACCTTCCAGAACCGCGAAGTGTTCGTCTCTGGCACGTATGATCTGGCGCACCAGATGGCCCTGAAGGTGCAAAATTGGAACGGCCGTGCCGGTATTCATCTCATTGCCCCACTGGTGGATGAAGATGGCGAGACGGCCGTACTCGTTGATCGCGGCTGGATACCGGACAGCGAAGCTGACCCAGCCCGCTGGTCCCAATTCGATGAAACCGGGCCAATCACCATAACCGGCTACGTCGCCCTCTCCCAAACCATCTCGCGCCAGGCGACCAACAGCCTTCAGGCGACCAACAGCCTGCCCGGCAGCCCGCAAACGGAGTGGTATCGGGTAGACATCGCCGCTATCCAGCAGCAAATGCCCTACAATTTGCTGCCAGTCTACGTCATCCAATCGCCGCCGCCTGACGGCAATACGGCGCTGCCGTTTCACGCCGAGCGGGAAATTGATTTGTCGGAAGGCTCCCATTTAAGCTACGCTATCCAATGGATTTTTTTTAGTCTGTTACTAGGCGGCGGCTACCTGATTTATGTTAACAAGACTGTCTCTA